One Nonomuraea angiospora DNA segment encodes these proteins:
- a CDS encoding monooxygenase, whose amino-acid sequence MNRLARTAALLFAVVLLASCGARSTATPAGHTGHTGHAAKATVAAPPLRAGERFVNLTMAEPYTPNPPNGGTDDYRCFLIDPKLASKVFLTGAQFQPQNLDLVHHAIFFRIDPEHAAKAREIDQRTPGQGWTCFGDDGVGDSSWVAHWAPGTSETLLDPKYGYELPPGSQLVMQVHYNLLGVEGKPGTDRSGIRLRVTDQPLRPLETALFQAPVELPCTSKESGPLCDRAAAVEDVGARFGEELKDQVAILTKYCGPVEPGPTQHCDMPIRGTATVHAMAGHMHLLGRAIKVELNPGTPKARTLLDVPDYNFDDQSLRVLPKPVTVNKGDVVRVTCTHDAGLRALLPQLQKLPPRYVVWGDGTSDEMCLGIAIVTPGAT is encoded by the coding sequence ATGAATCGACTCGCCCGGACGGCCGCCTTACTCTTCGCGGTCGTCCTGCTCGCCTCCTGCGGCGCCCGGAGCACCGCCACGCCAGCCGGTCATACCGGTCACACCGGTCATGCCGCCAAGGCCACGGTCGCGGCGCCCCCGCTGCGGGCCGGTGAACGGTTCGTCAACCTGACGATGGCGGAGCCGTACACGCCGAACCCGCCCAACGGCGGCACGGACGACTACCGCTGCTTCCTCATCGACCCCAAGCTGGCGAGCAAGGTGTTCCTGACCGGCGCCCAGTTCCAGCCCCAGAACCTCGACCTCGTCCACCACGCGATCTTCTTCAGGATCGACCCCGAGCACGCCGCCAAGGCGCGCGAGATCGACCAGCGCACCCCCGGCCAGGGCTGGACGTGCTTCGGCGACGACGGCGTCGGCGACTCCTCATGGGTGGCGCACTGGGCCCCCGGCACCAGCGAGACGCTGCTCGACCCCAAGTACGGCTACGAGCTGCCGCCGGGCAGCCAGCTCGTCATGCAGGTCCACTACAACCTGCTGGGTGTCGAGGGCAAGCCGGGCACCGACCGCTCGGGCATCCGCCTCCGCGTGACCGACCAGCCCCTGCGGCCCCTGGAGACCGCCCTGTTCCAGGCCCCGGTGGAGCTCCCCTGCACGTCGAAGGAGTCGGGACCGCTCTGCGACCGGGCCGCCGCGGTCGAGGACGTCGGCGCCAGGTTCGGCGAGGAGCTGAAGGACCAGGTGGCGATCCTCACCAAGTACTGCGGCCCGGTCGAGCCGGGGCCGACCCAGCACTGTGACATGCCCATCAGGGGCACCGCCACGGTCCACGCCATGGCGGGCCACATGCACCTGCTCGGCCGCGCCATCAAGGTCGAGCTCAACCCCGGCACGCCGAAGGCCCGGACGCTCCTGGACGTGCCCGACTACAACTTCGACGACCAGTCGCTGCGGGTCCTGCCCAAGCCCGTCACGGTCAACAAGGGCGACGTCGTACGGGTGACGTGCACGCACGACGCGGGCCTGCGCGCCCTGCTGCCCCAGCTGCAGAAGCTGCCGCCCCGGTACGTGGTGTGGGGCGACGGGACCAGCGACGAGATGTGCCTGGGCATCGCGATCGTGACCCCCGGAGCCACCTGA
- a CDS encoding ABC transporter permease, protein MPSDALLGRRSPAAAWFAENGALAALVALVVALSLLSPDFLSVTNLLNVGVQAAVTAILAFGQTFVIVTSGIDLSVGSVAALSAIVLAWTATVAGLPWPLATLVSLVVGVACGLVNAVLIAYGRLPPFIATLAMLGVARGLALVISAGSPIPMPDAVSHLGDTVGGVLPVPVIVMVVMGVIAAVVLNRTYAGRAMYAIGGNEEAARLSGIKVGRQKLVTYALSGGFAAVAGIVLASRLASAQPQAAAGYELDAIAAVVIGGASLSGGKGRALGTFVGALILAVLRNGLNLLSVSAFWQQVVIGVVIALAVLVDTLRRRGTT, encoded by the coding sequence GTGCCGAGTGACGCGCTCCTGGGCCGCCGGTCACCGGCGGCCGCCTGGTTCGCCGAGAACGGCGCGCTGGCGGCGCTCGTGGCGCTGGTCGTGGCGCTGTCGCTGCTGTCGCCCGACTTCCTGAGCGTGACGAACCTGCTCAACGTCGGCGTCCAGGCCGCCGTCACCGCGATCCTGGCCTTCGGGCAGACGTTCGTGATCGTGACGAGCGGCATCGACCTGTCCGTGGGCTCGGTCGCGGCGCTCTCCGCGATCGTCCTGGCCTGGACCGCCACCGTCGCCGGCCTGCCGTGGCCACTGGCCACCCTGGTGTCCCTCGTGGTCGGGGTGGCGTGCGGGCTGGTCAACGCGGTCCTGATCGCGTACGGCAGGCTGCCGCCGTTCATCGCCACGCTGGCCATGCTCGGCGTCGCCCGCGGCCTGGCCCTGGTCATCTCGGCGGGCAGCCCGATCCCGATGCCGGACGCCGTCTCGCACCTGGGCGACACGGTCGGCGGGGTCCTGCCGGTCCCCGTGATCGTGATGGTGGTCATGGGGGTGATCGCCGCCGTGGTGCTCAACCGCACGTACGCGGGCCGCGCCATGTACGCCATCGGCGGCAACGAGGAGGCCGCCCGCCTGTCGGGCATCAAGGTCGGCCGCCAGAAGCTGGTCACGTACGCGCTGTCCGGTGGCTTCGCGGCGGTGGCCGGGATCGTGCTGGCCAGCCGCCTGGCCTCGGCGCAGCCGCAGGCCGCGGCCGGGTACGAGCTCGACGCCATCGCGGCCGTCGTGATCGGCGGCGCCAGCCTGTCCGGGGGGAAGGGCAGGGCGCTCGGCACGTTCGTCGGCGCGCTGATCCTGGCCGTTCTGCGCAACGGCCTGAACCTGCTGTCGGTCTCGGCGTTCTGGCAGCAGGTCGTGATCGGTGTGGTCATCGCCCTGGCGGTGCTCGTCGACACCCTGCGGCGCAGGGGAACCACTTAG
- a CDS encoding YbaB/EbfC family nucleoid-associated protein — protein MSFPTPENDAAYLEDYFAQGRRAIRDLRAAQAAIRQLEGLAKSKDGLIEAAADGQGGLTRLRIDPRALRLGEAALGREVTAVLQAAQEDAARKAAVLADEAMGAANLPEPLDETFVRRRVEQVTRDLL, from the coding sequence ATGTCCTTCCCCACGCCCGAGAACGACGCCGCATACCTGGAGGATTACTTCGCCCAGGGCCGGCGGGCCATCCGTGACCTGCGCGCCGCACAGGCCGCGATCCGGCAGCTGGAGGGCCTGGCCAAGAGCAAGGACGGGCTGATCGAGGCGGCCGCCGACGGCCAGGGCGGGCTGACCCGCCTGCGCATCGACCCGCGCGCCCTGCGGCTCGGCGAGGCGGCGCTCGGACGCGAGGTGACCGCCGTGCTCCAGGCGGCGCAGGAGGACGCGGCTCGCAAGGCGGCAGTGCTCGCGGACGAGGCCATGGGCGCCGCGAACCTGCCCGAGCCGCTCGACGAGACGTTCGTACGCCGGCGGGTCGAGCAGGTGACCCGCGATCTTCTCTAG
- a CDS encoding YbaB/EbfC family nucleoid-associated protein, whose amino-acid sequence MFGHPYDPANIREQDVDEVARQGERMLAWLEAAQEDLEKIVGAGEAAAGQVKATVDVNGRVLDVRYGPRAIRLNSHELAEQTLAAVGEACADAQRQTEDLMREALPGYDPAEANAQFERLLNDWR is encoded by the coding sequence GTGTTCGGCCATCCCTACGACCCGGCCAACATCAGGGAACAGGACGTGGACGAGGTCGCCCGCCAGGGTGAGCGGATGCTGGCCTGGCTGGAGGCGGCCCAGGAGGACCTCGAAAAGATCGTCGGCGCCGGCGAGGCTGCCGCCGGCCAGGTCAAGGCGACCGTCGACGTCAACGGGCGCGTCCTGGACGTCCGGTACGGCCCGCGCGCGATCCGCCTCAACAGCCACGAGCTGGCCGAGCAGACGCTCGCCGCGGTGGGCGAGGCGTGCGCGGACGCCCAGCGCCAGACCGAGGACCTCATGCGCGAGGCCCTGCCCGGCTACGACCCGGCGGAGGCGAACGCCCAGTTCGAGCGCCTGCTGAACGACTGGCGGTGA
- a CDS encoding sugar ABC transporter ATP-binding protein, translating to MSEEILKAEGLRKTFPGVVALDGVDLSLRTGEVHVLLGENGAGKSTLIKILSGAYRPDEGRILMDGRPVHLRTAGDAQRLGISTIYQEFNLVPQLTVAENLALGRPPRRFGLVATGRMEQQAKALLERVGVDAHPRTPVAGLGIARMQMIEIAKALALDARVLIMDEPTAVLTTGEVARLFAIVRQLREEGVAVVFITHHLEEIAEIGDRVTVLRDGRSVARVSAHTGRDELVALMVGRPVGQQYPRRPARRGRPLLTVSGLTRRGAFGDVSFEVRAGEVVGMAGLVGAGRTEVVRAVFGADRYDAGEVTVRGTRLPPGDVHAAMEAGLGLVPEDRKGQGLVPRAGVAENLGLVTMRDATRAGFVDRSRLRSAAAKAAERLGIRMAGLDQEVRTLSGGNQQKVVIGKWLVADARVLILDEPTRGIDVGAKVEIYELVNELTAEGDAVLMVSSDLPEVLGMSDRILVMARGRLVGELRAAGATQDDVMALAVAEVAGPRAE from the coding sequence GTGAGCGAGGAGATTCTCAAGGCCGAGGGGCTGCGCAAGACCTTCCCCGGCGTGGTCGCCCTCGACGGCGTGGACCTGAGCCTGCGCACCGGCGAGGTGCACGTCCTGCTGGGCGAGAACGGCGCGGGCAAGAGCACGCTGATCAAGATCCTCTCCGGCGCCTACCGCCCCGACGAGGGCCGCATCCTGATGGACGGCCGCCCGGTGCACCTGCGCACCGCGGGCGACGCGCAGCGGCTGGGGATCTCCACCATCTACCAGGAGTTCAACCTCGTCCCGCAGCTCACGGTCGCGGAGAACCTCGCGCTCGGCCGCCCGCCGCGCAGGTTCGGGTTGGTGGCCACCGGGCGCATGGAGCAGCAGGCCAAGGCCCTGCTGGAGCGGGTCGGCGTGGACGCGCACCCGCGTACGCCGGTCGCCGGGCTGGGCATCGCGCGCATGCAGATGATCGAGATCGCCAAGGCGCTGGCGCTGGACGCCCGGGTGCTGATCATGGACGAGCCCACCGCCGTGCTCACCACCGGCGAGGTCGCCCGGCTGTTCGCGATCGTGCGGCAGCTGCGCGAGGAGGGCGTGGCGGTCGTGTTCATCACCCATCACCTGGAGGAGATCGCCGAGATCGGCGACCGGGTGACCGTGCTGCGCGACGGCAGGTCCGTGGCCCGGGTTTCGGCGCACACCGGCCGGGACGAGCTGGTCGCCCTCATGGTCGGGCGGCCCGTCGGGCAGCAGTACCCGCGGCGGCCGGCCCGGCGGGGCAGGCCGCTGCTCACGGTGTCCGGGCTGACCCGCAGGGGCGCGTTCGGCGACGTGTCGTTCGAGGTGCGGGCCGGCGAGGTGGTCGGGATGGCCGGGCTCGTGGGCGCGGGCCGCACGGAGGTGGTGCGGGCGGTGTTCGGGGCCGACCGCTACGACGCGGGCGAGGTCACCGTGCGGGGGACGCGGCTGCCGCCCGGCGACGTCCACGCCGCCATGGAGGCCGGGCTCGGCCTCGTGCCCGAGGACCGCAAGGGCCAGGGCCTGGTGCCGCGCGCGGGCGTCGCCGAGAACCTCGGCCTGGTCACCATGCGCGACGCCACCAGGGCCGGTTTCGTGGACCGTTCCAGGCTGCGCTCGGCCGCCGCGAAGGCGGCCGAACGGCTCGGCATCCGGATGGCCGGGCTGGACCAGGAGGTGCGCACGCTCTCCGGCGGCAACCAGCAGAAGGTCGTCATCGGCAAGTGGCTGGTGGCGGACGCCCGCGTGCTCATCCTCGACGAGCCGACGCGCGGCATCGACGTCGGCGCCAAGGTCGAGATCTACGAGCTCGTCAACGAGCTCACGGCCGAGGGGGACGCCGTGCTGATGGTCTCCAGCGACCTGCCGGAGGTGCTCGGGATGAGCGATCGGATCCTGGTCATGGCGCGGGGGCGGCTCGTCGGCGAGCTGCGCGCGGCCGGGGCCACGCAGGACGACGTGATGGCCCTGGCCGTCGCGGAGGTGGCGGGTCCCCGTGCCGAGTGA
- a CDS encoding sensor histidine kinase, giving the protein MDGVRPRPIDAVAVLVAGGLTLATGYTGPVLVVLLAAAVPVLWTRRAPLTVAWVSAGTAIALPVLSVVWHVPLPDAAPLWPPTCAFAAYGAMAFAAERHRGIQRWLPVIILALAVLSLPDRLPLILRTEAALALATLYGMYVAVRERLRRELAERAQRVERERLAGEMHDVVTHRVSRMVLQAGVLAMAARDERARAAAEEIRATGFEALDELRHMVALLRRGTGEGFDLGLPLPDLRPLVTESACAGVPAELVVDGTPVPVSGVVGRTAYLVVEEALTNVRKHAPGAEARVRVRYRPGSVRIAVCNTPGEPDAWVGGAGPGMGLLDLRRQVELVGGTLEAGEEREGGFRVEATFPTS; this is encoded by the coding sequence GTGGACGGTGTCCGTCCGCGGCCGATCGACGCGGTCGCGGTCCTGGTCGCGGGAGGCTTGACGCTGGCGACCGGCTACACCGGCCCGGTCCTCGTGGTCCTGCTCGCGGCGGCGGTGCCGGTGCTCTGGACGCGCAGGGCGCCGCTCACCGTCGCCTGGGTCAGCGCGGGGACGGCGATCGCCCTGCCCGTGCTGTCGGTGGTCTGGCACGTGCCGCTGCCGGACGCGGCGCCGCTCTGGCCGCCCACGTGCGCCTTCGCCGCGTACGGCGCGATGGCGTTCGCGGCCGAGCGGCATCGCGGCATCCAGCGCTGGCTGCCGGTGATCATCCTGGCCCTGGCCGTCCTGTCGCTGCCCGACCGCCTCCCGCTGATCCTGCGCACCGAGGCGGCGCTCGCCCTGGCCACCCTGTACGGCATGTACGTGGCCGTCAGGGAGCGCCTGCGCCGCGAGCTGGCGGAGCGGGCCCAGCGGGTCGAGCGCGAACGGCTGGCGGGCGAGATGCACGACGTCGTGACCCACCGGGTCAGCCGGATGGTGCTGCAGGCGGGGGTGCTGGCCATGGCGGCGCGCGACGAGCGCGCGCGGGCGGCGGCGGAGGAGATCCGGGCGACCGGGTTCGAGGCGCTGGACGAGCTGCGTCACATGGTGGCGCTGCTGCGGCGCGGCACCGGCGAGGGCTTCGACCTGGGGCTGCCGCTGCCCGACCTGCGGCCGCTGGTCACCGAGTCGGCCTGCGCGGGCGTCCCCGCGGAGCTGGTGGTGGACGGCACGCCGGTGCCGGTCTCGGGCGTGGTGGGGCGCACCGCGTACCTGGTGGTCGAGGAGGCCCTCACCAACGTCCGCAAGCACGCGCCCGGGGCGGAGGCGCGGGTGCGGGTGCGCTATCGCCCGGGATCGGTACGGATCGCCGTGTGCAACACCCCCGGCGAGCCGGACGCGTGGGTCGGCGGCGCCGGGCCCGGGATGGGGCTGCTGGACCTGCGGCGGCAGGTGGAGCTGGTGGGCGGCACGCTGGAGGCCGGGGAGGAGCGGGAGGGCGGCTTCCGCGTCGAGGCGACGTTCCCCACCTCGTAG
- a CDS encoding ABC transporter substrate-binding protein, with translation MTSSPLRIGVPASLSGKHSRFGGQVRLGLEVWQSFHPSVELIIEDDHSEPGSLDVVLPRLAGQCDLLLGPYSTQLMRRAGHIGAALDMLIWNHGGSGDDVQAAHPGHVVSVQTPAGRYAEPFVRRLAESGDHSPLRIVSGKGRFALQVAEGAARAAHAVGIPVVFGGPVDDPWNLFCAGTFDEDVEVVRRAARARTICAVAAGVREFGAAVDDPRGIYGVGQWFPGGAGEAAFGISEREFVAAYEKRTGVPPNYIAVQGVAAAIVATHCADRAGGTGRAELWSAAAGLETATLFGDFAIDPRTGLQTGHRAVLTRWESQGPVAA, from the coding sequence ATGACGTCCTCGCCGCTCCGCATCGGGGTGCCCGCCTCCCTGTCAGGCAAGCACTCCCGTTTCGGCGGGCAGGTCCGGCTCGGCCTCGAAGTCTGGCAGTCCTTCCACCCGTCCGTGGAGCTGATCATCGAGGACGACCACAGCGAGCCCGGCTCCCTGGACGTCGTGCTCCCCCGGCTGGCGGGCCAGTGCGATCTGCTGCTGGGGCCGTACTCCACGCAGCTCATGCGGCGGGCGGGGCACATCGGGGCGGCGCTCGACATGCTGATCTGGAACCACGGCGGTTCGGGCGACGACGTGCAGGCGGCCCACCCCGGACATGTCGTCTCCGTCCAGACGCCGGCCGGCCGTTACGCCGAGCCGTTCGTCCGCCGGCTCGCGGAGAGCGGCGACCACAGCCCGCTGCGGATCGTGAGCGGCAAGGGGCGCTTCGCCCTGCAGGTCGCGGAGGGCGCGGCGCGGGCCGCGCACGCGGTGGGCATCCCGGTGGTCTTCGGCGGCCCGGTGGACGACCCCTGGAATCTCTTCTGCGCCGGGACCTTCGACGAGGACGTCGAGGTGGTCAGGCGGGCCGCCCGCGCCCGCACCATCTGCGCCGTGGCCGCCGGGGTGCGGGAGTTCGGGGCGGCCGTCGACGATCCGCGCGGGATCTACGGGGTCGGCCAGTGGTTCCCCGGCGGCGCGGGCGAGGCGGCCTTCGGGATCTCCGAGCGGGAGTTCGTCGCGGCCTACGAGAAGCGGACCGGGGTGCCGCCGAACTACATCGCGGTCCAGGGGGTCGCCGCCGCGATCGTCGCGACGCACTGCGCCGACCGGGCGGGTGGCACCGGGCGGGCGGAGCTGTGGTCGGCCGCCGCCGGCCTGGAGACGGCGACCCTGTTCGGCGACTTCGCGATCGACCCGCGCACCGGGCTGCAGACCGGGCACCGCGCGGTGCTCACCCGGTGGGAGAGCCAGGGACCCGTCGCCGCCTGA
- a CDS encoding TetR/AcrR family transcriptional regulator yields the protein MDSGQVNLILKVATQLFAALGFDGTSTRQIAEAAGMNIATVNYHVGGKRELYLAVMERAHRAEKAALDLALARLPGDDPLAAIHRLLDDYLDFCVDNPEVPALWMHRWLSDASDITELEREYVQPLVASVTAAVRPAVEGGLIDEKVDLEYTMWMVIWSVHGFAKGGVLDAEGRRRAAGDRAALRRFRSHLHLSVHRTLGLPGEPRTRARPTKEST from the coding sequence ATGGACAGCGGACAGGTCAACCTGATCCTGAAGGTCGCGACACAGCTGTTCGCCGCGCTCGGCTTCGACGGCACCTCCACCCGCCAGATCGCCGAGGCCGCGGGGATGAACATCGCCACCGTCAACTACCACGTCGGCGGCAAGCGCGAGCTGTATCTCGCCGTCATGGAGCGCGCGCACCGGGCGGAGAAGGCGGCCCTCGACCTGGCGCTCGCCCGCCTGCCCGGTGACGACCCGCTCGCGGCCATCCACCGGCTGCTGGACGACTACCTCGACTTCTGCGTGGACAACCCCGAGGTGCCCGCCCTGTGGATGCACCGCTGGCTCTCCGACGCCAGCGACATCACCGAGCTGGAGCGCGAGTACGTGCAGCCGCTGGTGGCCTCCGTGACCGCCGCCGTCCGGCCCGCGGTCGAGGGCGGGCTGATCGACGAGAAGGTCGATCTCGAGTACACGATGTGGATGGTCATCTGGTCCGTGCACGGGTTCGCCAAGGGGGGCGTGCTGGACGCGGAGGGCCGCCGCAGGGCCGCCGGCGACCGGGCCGCCCTGCGCCGCTTCCGCTCCCACCTGCACCTGAGCGTCCACCGCACGCTCGGCCTCCCGGGCGAGCCCCGGACGAGGGCCCGACCCACGAAGGAGTCCACGTGA
- a CDS encoding pyridoxal phosphate-dependent decarboxylase family protein: MNPAGRTTEELLAEVARLRSRDLPVRGGQVTAYVYDTGRAEVHEAAARAYFELLEVNCLDPTAFPSVVELERQVVGAVADLLGGGHGIFTSGGTESIMLAVKAARDAAHRARPNLVLAVSAHPAFHKAAHYLGVEVVAVPVDLETYKVRARDVADAIDENTIMVVASAPSYPQGVIDPVEEVAAVAAAAGVPCHVDACVGGWLLPWLRAAGAAVPPFDLSVPGVTSLSCDLHKFGYAPKGASVVLFADPAMRRKAYFASAAWPGYTIVNATVQSSRSAGPLGGAWATLQALGREGYLELGRATLEATVRLREGLARIPGLRVLGEPESSLVAFAGDGIDVFVLADEARERGWFLQPQLSYAGIPANLHITVTGVTLAGVEDLLKVIAESAEAARERGPVVLPEGLVELVAATDLEALDEADFAELASSVGVDLRPEAGQPEMATVNAILDALPAAAREAVLVRFLSAVYAT, encoded by the coding sequence GTGAACCCCGCTGGAAGGACGACCGAGGAGCTGCTGGCCGAGGTGGCCAGGCTGAGGTCGCGCGACTTACCCGTGCGCGGCGGCCAGGTGACGGCCTACGTCTACGACACCGGCCGGGCCGAGGTCCACGAGGCGGCGGCGCGGGCGTACTTCGAGCTGCTGGAGGTCAACTGCCTCGACCCGACCGCCTTCCCCAGCGTGGTCGAGCTGGAGCGGCAGGTCGTCGGCGCGGTCGCGGACCTGCTCGGCGGCGGCCACGGCATCTTCACCAGCGGTGGCACCGAGTCGATCATGCTGGCGGTCAAGGCCGCCCGCGACGCCGCCCACAGGGCCCGCCCCAACCTGGTGCTCGCCGTGAGCGCCCACCCCGCCTTCCACAAGGCGGCCCACTATCTCGGCGTCGAGGTCGTGGCCGTGCCGGTGGACCTGGAGACGTACAAGGTGCGGGCGCGGGACGTGGCGGACGCGATCGACGAGAACACGATCATGGTCGTCGCCTCCGCGCCCTCCTACCCCCAAGGGGTGATCGACCCGGTCGAGGAGGTCGCCGCCGTGGCCGCGGCGGCCGGCGTGCCGTGCCACGTGGACGCCTGCGTCGGCGGGTGGCTGCTGCCGTGGCTGCGCGCGGCGGGCGCGGCGGTCCCGCCGTTCGACCTGTCCGTGCCGGGCGTCACGTCGCTCTCGTGCGACCTGCACAAGTTCGGGTACGCCCCCAAGGGCGCCTCGGTCGTGCTCTTCGCCGATCCCGCGATGCGGCGCAAGGCGTACTTCGCCTCCGCCGCGTGGCCCGGCTACACGATCGTCAACGCGACCGTGCAGAGCTCCAGGTCGGCCGGGCCGCTCGGCGGCGCCTGGGCCACGCTGCAGGCGCTGGGCAGGGAGGGCTACCTGGAGCTGGGCCGGGCGACCCTGGAGGCGACGGTCAGGCTGCGCGAAGGGCTCGCGCGGATCCCCGGGCTGCGGGTGCTCGGCGAGCCGGAGTCGTCGCTGGTGGCCTTCGCCGGGGACGGGATCGACGTGTTCGTGCTGGCGGACGAGGCGCGGGAGCGGGGCTGGTTCCTGCAGCCGCAGCTCTCCTACGCCGGGATCCCGGCCAACCTGCACATCACGGTCACCGGGGTGACGCTCGCGGGGGTCGAGGACCTGCTGAAGGTGATCGCCGAGTCGGCCGAGGCCGCCCGGGAGCGGGGGCCCGTCGTGCTGCCCGAAGGGCTGGTCGAGCTGGTGGCGGCCACGGACCTGGAGGCGCTCGACGAGGCGGACTTCGCCGAGCTGGCCTCCTCCGTGGGGGTGGACCTGCGGCCGGAGGCGGGGCAGCCGGAGATGGCGACGGTCAACGCGATCCTCGACGCGCTGCCCGCGGCCGCCAGGGAGGCGGTGCTCGTACGGTTCCTGTCGGCCGTCTACGCTACCTGA
- a CDS encoding D-ribose ABC transporter substrate-binding protein — translation MRMLIAGVALAGLAACGGGGATGDVRIGLSVSTLNNPYFVQFRNGAQAEAKKLGARLTVTDAQNDPSQQVNQVQNFTGQNMKAIIINPVDSDAAVPAVKAADRAGIPVIAADRGIDGAEVAQTVASDNVAGGRLAAQELARLLGEKGNVAVLQGVPGTSASRDRGRGFDEGVAAYPDIKVVARQPADFDRSKGLDVMTNLIQSHPDLAGVFAENDEMALGAVKALGARAGQRVKVVGFDGTPDAIRAVRAGTLSATIAQQPRLLGQQAVDAAVKAAKGEGIPKAVAVPVKPATKENADQFG, via the coding sequence ATGCGGATGCTCATAGCGGGGGTCGCGCTGGCCGGCCTGGCCGCGTGCGGCGGCGGGGGAGCCACGGGCGACGTCAGGATCGGCCTGTCGGTGTCGACGCTGAACAACCCGTACTTCGTGCAGTTCCGGAACGGCGCGCAGGCCGAGGCGAAGAAGCTGGGCGCCAGGCTGACCGTCACCGACGCCCAGAACGACCCGTCGCAGCAGGTGAACCAGGTCCAGAACTTCACCGGCCAGAACATGAAAGCGATCATCATCAACCCGGTCGACTCCGACGCGGCCGTCCCCGCGGTCAAGGCGGCCGACCGGGCCGGCATCCCGGTGATCGCCGCCGATCGGGGCATCGACGGCGCCGAGGTGGCCCAGACCGTGGCCTCCGACAACGTGGCCGGCGGGCGGCTCGCCGCCCAGGAGCTGGCCAGGCTGCTCGGGGAGAAGGGGAACGTGGCCGTGCTCCAGGGCGTGCCGGGCACCTCCGCCTCCCGCGACCGGGGCAGGGGGTTCGACGAGGGTGTCGCCGCGTACCCGGACATCAAGGTCGTGGCCCGGCAGCCGGCGGACTTCGACCGGAGCAAGGGCCTGGACGTCATGACGAACCTGATCCAGTCGCACCCCGACCTCGCCGGCGTGTTCGCCGAGAACGACGAGATGGCCCTGGGCGCGGTCAAGGCCCTGGGCGCCCGGGCCGGGCAGCGGGTCAAGGTGGTCGGGTTCGACGGCACGCCCGACGCGATCAGGGCGGTCCGGGCCGGCACGCTCTCGGCCACCATCGCACAGCAGCCCAGGCTGCTGGGGCAGCAGGCGGTGGACGCCGCGGTGAAGGCCGCCAAGGGGGAGGGCATCCCGAAGGCGGTGGCCGTGCCCGTGAAACCGGCCACCAAGGAGAACGCCGACCAGTTCGGCTGA
- a CDS encoding tetratricopeptide repeat protein gives MSVDDLLARADRLAEEDDLEAAAALYAEAARQGAPGAATRHGEMLFHLGQDEAAESVLREALAKGEPDALDWLSDLFVETGRGAEAALLQEQADRALRAATIWADAVGDRERAEAWYRKAVERGERGALNDFGSFLSEDDSRREEAEQLFRRAAEQGDALAFSNLGGMELDRGDPEAAAAWLRRGLELGDQTGSTALLKLAAAEEQMGDTEAARALYDRAVTDGVPNAHVTRARFLADQGETEAAEADFRTGLDEDEEGAHYYYGEFLAANDRVDEAVGHLNQAVEDGSNAAHEQLALIYQSRGATKAAEEHFKESIAAGWLSAVYAYAELLRQEGRGDEVAALVPEAERLGASAEQLEELTG, from the coding sequence GTGAGCGTTGACGATCTGCTCGCCAGGGCCGACCGGCTGGCTGAAGAGGACGACCTCGAGGCGGCCGCCGCCCTCTACGCCGAGGCGGCGCGGCAGGGGGCGCCCGGCGCGGCGACGCGCCACGGCGAGATGCTGTTCCACCTCGGGCAGGACGAGGCGGCCGAGTCCGTGCTGCGCGAGGCCCTGGCCAAGGGCGAGCCGGACGCCCTCGACTGGCTCTCCGACCTGTTCGTCGAGACCGGGCGCGGCGCCGAGGCCGCCCTGCTCCAGGAGCAGGCGGACCGGGCGCTGCGGGCCGCCACCATCTGGGCCGACGCCGTGGGCGACCGCGAGCGCGCCGAGGCGTGGTACCGGAAGGCGGTCGAGCGAGGCGAGCGCGGCGCGCTGAACGACTTCGGCTCGTTCCTCAGCGAGGACGACTCCCGCCGGGAGGAGGCCGAGCAGCTGTTCCGCCGGGCCGCCGAGCAGGGCGACGCGCTGGCGTTCAGCAACCTGGGCGGGATGGAGCTCGACCGCGGCGACCCGGAGGCGGCCGCCGCCTGGCTGCGCAGGGGCCTGGAGCTCGGGGACCAGACCGGGTCCACGGCGCTGCTGAAGCTGGCCGCGGCCGAGGAGCAGATGGGCGACACCGAGGCCGCCCGCGCGCTCTACGACCGCGCCGTGACGGACGGGGTGCCCAACGCGCACGTCACGCGGGCCAGGTTCCTGGCCGACCAGGGCGAGACGGAGGCGGCGGAGGCCGACTTCCGGACGGGCCTGGACGAGGACGAGGAGGGCGCCCACTATTACTACGGCGAGTTCCTCGCGGCCAACGACCGGGTGGACGAGGCGGTCGGGCACCTCAACCAGGCGGTCGAGGACGGCTCCAACGCCGCGCACGAGCAGCTGGCCCTGATCTACCAGAGCCGCGGGGCCACCAAGGCGGCCGAGGAGCACTTCAAGGAGAGCATCGCCGCGGGCTGGCTGAGCGCCGTCTACGCGTACGCGGAGCTGCTCAGGCAGGAGGGCCGCGGCGACGAGGTGGCCGCCCTGGTGCCCGAGGCGGAGCGCCTCGGCGCCAGCGCTGAGCAGCTGGAAGAGCTCACCGGTTAG